From Scytonema millei VB511283, the proteins below share one genomic window:
- a CDS encoding cell division protein FtsQ/DivIB: MRRDRDFGQVLKAIWQTLSLSGLLAITVWAMTRPNWVLRDNRQVAIEGNSLLSKPVIVSRLALAYPQSLLQISPMAIAQTLESYPPIADAKVARRLFPPSLIVQVQERTPVAVAIARLIPNSSTPDSKASVGFLDSQGAWIPFESYPAQVRQRLKPQLKVLGSPETYRPYWSSLYQKIGQSGIEVLEIDCQDPRNLVLKTEIGTVHLGPYSERLTKQLHVLAQMSPISTQINSRQIAYIDLKNPAAPLVQMYQKEPEESSVQSVPTNPKIIKSNPQ; the protein is encoded by the coding sequence ATGAGACGAGATCGCGATTTTGGGCAGGTACTAAAGGCTATTTGGCAGACACTATCTCTATCAGGGCTTTTGGCTATTACAGTTTGGGCAATGACACGACCTAATTGGGTGTTACGCGACAATCGGCAAGTGGCGATTGAAGGTAACAGTTTGTTGTCTAAGCCAGTTATTGTTTCGCGCCTAGCCCTAGCATATCCTCAATCGCTGCTGCAAATTTCGCCAATGGCGATCGCTCAAACTTTAGAGTCCTACCCTCCGATTGCCGATGCTAAGGTGGCTCGCCGACTCTTTCCTCCTAGTTTAATCGTCCAAGTGCAAGAACGCACGCCCGTAGCTGTAGCGATCGCCCGTTTGATTCCCAATAGTTCTACTCCCGACTCCAAAGCATCTGTTGGCTTTCTCGACTCGCAGGGTGCGTGGATTCCATTTGAATCTTACCCTGCCCAAGTCCGGCAGCGTCTCAAGCCTCAGTTAAAAGTTTTGGGTTCGCCAGAAACTTATCGCCCCTACTGGAGTTCCCTTTATCAAAAAATCGGTCAAAGCGGGATTGAAGTTTTGGAAATTGATTGTCAAGATCCACGCAATCTCGTTCTCAAAACTGAAATAGGAACCGTCCACCTCGGTCCTTATAGCGAACGATTAACCAAACAACTTCATGTTTTGGCTCAAATGAGTCCGATTTCAACTCAAATTAATTCTCGCCAAATTGCCTATATAGACTTGAAAAATCCTGCCGCTCCTTTAGTACAAATGTATCAAAAAGAGCCTGAGGAAAGCTCAGTCCAGAGCGTACCGACAAATCCAAAAATAATCAAAAGTAATCCACAGTAA